The Mercurialis annua linkage group LG2, ddMerAnnu1.2, whole genome shotgun sequence genome contains a region encoding:
- the LOC126669148 gene encoding heat shock 70 kDa protein 16, with protein sequence MSVVGFDIGNENCVIATVKQRGIDVLLNDESNRETPAVICFGEKQRFLGAAGAASATMNTKSTISQVKRLIGRNFADPDVQNELKMLPFETSGGKEGGILIHFKYLGEKQTFTPVQIMAMLFSHLKEITEKNLEMPVRDCVIGIPSYFSDLQRRAYLNAAAIAGLKPLRLMHDSTATALGYGIYKTDLSNSGPTYVTFVDIGHCDMQVSVVSFEAGHMRVLSHAFDSSLGGRDFDEVLFSYFAEQFKEQYKIDVYTNVRACVRLRTACEKLKKVLSANAEAPLNIECLMDEKDVKGFIKREEFEKLASGLLERITVPCRKALADSGISVGKIHAIELVGSGSRIPAIMKQLASLFGKEPCRTLNASECVARGCALQCAMLSPIFRVREYEVQDSFPFSIGFSSDEGPVGTGLNGILFPKAQSIPSIKNLTFQRSNLLRLEAFYANVNELPPGVSAKISSFTIGPFPGSHSENARVKVNVQLNLHGIVTVESAMLMEKHIDDPVRRANAPSEMDKMEVDSGSGDENDVTVDLRSSDASANGAIRDKGSRRLEIPVREFFYGGMTEIELSEAKEKELQLAEQDKIVEQAKERKNALESYVYDMRNKLFNTYRSFANDEEREGISRSFQETEEWLYEDGDDETEDAYSSKLQDLNKLVDPIENRYKDEEARAQAIQDLLNCIVDYRKAVNSLPVEDSESINNECSKAEQWLRERTQLQDTLPKNIDPVLWSKEIKSRTEDLNSVCKHILEKKDPPENVEDAEDEP encoded by the exons ATGAGTGTAGTTGGATTTGATATTGGTAATGAAAACTGTGTTATTGCTACTGTTAAGCAACGGGGTATTGACGTGTTATTGAATGATGAATCAAATCGTGAAACCCCAGCTGTTATATGCTTTGGGGAGAAGCAGCGATTTCTTGGAGCTGCTGGTGCTGCATCTGCTACAATGAACACAAAATCCACCATTTCTCAGGTGAAGAGATTGATTGGCAGAAATTTTGCAGATCCTGATGTGCAAAATGAGCTGAAAATGTTACCATTTGAAACTTCAGGAGGTAAAGAAGGTGGCATTTTGATTCACTTCAAATATTTGGGTGAGAAGCAGACATTTACGCCAGTGCAGATCATGGCAATGCTCTTTTCACATTTGAAAGAAATAACAGAGAAAAATCTTGAAATGCCAGTTCGAGATTGTGTCATTGGGATACCATCGTATTTTTCAGACTTGCAGAGAAGGGCATACTTGAATGCTGCAGCAATTGCTGGGTTGAAGCCTTTGAGATTAATGCACGATTCTACTGCAACAGCACTGGGTTATGGGATTTACAAAACAGATCTCTCCAACTCAGGGCCAACATATGTCACATTTGTGGACATTGGACATTGTGATATGCAAGTATCCGTTGTATCATTCGAGGCTGGGCATATGAGAGTTCTTTCACATGCTTTTGATAGCAGCTTGGGAGGGAGGGACTTCGATGAAGTTTTGTTTAGTTATTTTGCAGAACAATTTAAGGAGCAGTACAAAATAGATGTGTATACAAATGTCAGAGCATGTGTAAGGTTAAGGACTGCATGTGAGAAGTTGAAGAAGGTTCTAAGTGCAAATGCTGAGGCACCACTAAATATTGAGTGCTTGATGGATGAGAAAGATGTAAAAGGTTTTATAAAGAGGGAAGAATTTGAGAAGCTAGCTTCAGGATTATTGGAAAGGATTACTGTTCCTTGCAGAAAAGCATTAGCTGATTCAGGAATATCAGTGGGAAAGATTCATGCCATTGAGCTCGTTGGCTCAGGTTCCAGAATACCAGCTATTATGAAGCAGTTAGCGTCTCTTTTTGGCAAAGAACCCTGTCGAACACTGAATGCAAGTGAATGTGTGGCACGTGGGTGTGCCCTACAGTGTGCAATGCTTAGTCCAATTTTTCGAGTGAGAGAATACGAG GTTCAAGATTCATTTCCTTTTTCGATTGGATTCTCGTCAGATGAAGGCCCAGTTGGCACAGGATTAAATGGCATTCTGTTTCCAAAAGCCCAATCTATCCCAAGTATAAAAAATTTGACATTTCAACGAAGTAATTTGCTTCGTTTGGAAGCATTTTATGCCAATGTGAATGAATTGCCTCCTGGTGTATCCGCGAAAATTAGTTCTTTTACT ATTGGTCCTTTCCCAGGCTCCCATAGCGAAAATGCAAGGGTTAAAGTTAATGTTCAGTTGAATCTTCATGGCATTGTAACTGTTGAATCAGCAATG TTGATGGAAAAGCATATAGATGATCCTGTTAGAAGGGCTAATGCTCCATCAGAAATGGACAAAATGGAGGTTGATTCTGGAAGTGGTGATGAGAATGATGTGACAGTTGATTTAAGATCATCAGATGCTTCA GCTAATGGTGCAATCAGAGATAAAGGCAGCCGAAGGCTCGAGATACCAGTTAGGGAGTTTTTTTATGGTGGAATGACAGAGATCGAGCTTTCAGAAGCTAAAGAAAAGGAACTTCAGTTGGCTGAGCAGGATAAAATTGTTGAACAAGCTAAAGAGCGAAAGAATGCCTTGGAGTCCTATGTTTATGATATGCGCAATAAG CTTTTCAACACATATCGGAGCTTTGCCAATGATGAAGAGAGAGAAGGTATTTCCAGGAGCTTTCAAGAGACAGAGGAGTGGCTTTACGAAGATGGTGATGATGAAACTGAGGATGCTTATAGCTCAAAGTTGCAGGATCTTAATAAG TTGGTGGATCCCATTGAGAACCGGTATAAGGATGAAGAAGCAAGAGCACAAGCTATACAAGATCTGTTAAATTGCATTGTGGATTATCGAAAGGCTGTTAACTCTCTTCCAGTTGAGGATTCGGAATCG ATCAATAATGAGTGCAGTAAAGCAGAGCAGTGGCTGAGAGAGAGAACTCAACTACAAGATACCTTACCCAAGAACATCGACCCAGTTCTGTGGTCAAAGGAGATCAAGAGCAGGACGGAGGACTTAAACTc GGTTTGTAAGCATATACTGGAAAAGAAGGATCCACCGGAGAATGTGGAGGATGCAGAAGACGAACCATAG
- the LOC126669360 gene encoding protein METABOLIC NETWORK MODULATOR 1 isoform X1: MSEANLGSNPDASAIVPVKRKRGRPRKYPKLDRGVYFHGPRSLNPDHGGSRVPPGFLGVSENQPRQVDPVNDATGVMVGQTVHGVIEAAFDAGYLLTVRVSNSETTLRGVIFKPGHYIPVSTDNDVAPGVHMIRRNEVPFPRESYAQVHSHNSRSRERNGAIHTARVSNSVASKGKHVPSMATDVFSPANSRGNVVPVVLQPINISNGVAGESSSVVTQPDHAVASKGKQEPDDSRPLNGSTTTNQFHSQNNNQVTPSSIPSLAGSAQSLQEAEAKSMKLAGMPFEQLLAEVSKRNQVPAQSTETDTSSAGKLSTDDVNDVDQALSVEPLQAVQPDLNNHSAVASMPLENYRTGRMTELLQKVLQEKIN, encoded by the exons ATGAGCGAAGCAAATCTAGGGAGTAATCCTGATGCATCAGCAATTGTCCCTGTTAAGCGTAAGCGAGGCCGTCCACGTAAGTATCCAAAGTTAGATCGAGGTGTCTATTTTCATGGTCCAAGGAGTTTAAACCCAGATCACGGGGGTTCTCGTGTTCCACCTGGGTTTTTAGGGGTCAGTGAAAATCAGCCCCGTCAAGTAGATCCAGTTAACGATGCAACTGGCGTCATGGTGGGTCAGACAGTTCATGGTGTCATTGAGGCAGCTTTTGATGCTGGTTATTTGCTGACTGTGAGGGTTAGCAACTCGGAAACTACTTTGAGGGGTGTTATTTTTAAGCCTGGACACTATATTCCTGTCTCCACGGATAATGATGTTGCCCCAGGTGTTCATATGATTAGGAGAAATGAGGTTCCTTTCCCAAGAGAAAGCTATGCTCAGGTGCATAGCCATAATTCTCGATCTAGAGAGAGAAATGGAGCTATTCATACAGCTCGAGTTTCTAATTCCGTGGCCTCCAAAGGCAAACATGTTCCTTCTATGGCGACTGATGTTTTTTCTCCTGCGAACTCAAGAGGCAATGTGGTGCCAGTTGTACTTCAGCCGATCAATATATCAAATGGGGTTGCTGGCGAGTCATCTTCAGTCGTAACTCAACCTGACCATGCAGTGGCCTCTAAAGGAAAACAGGAGCCAGATGATTCTCGTCCATTAAATGGATCGACAACGACAAACCAATTTCATTCTCAAAATAATAACCAGGTAACACCTTCAAGCATACCAAGTTTAGCCGGTTCAGCACAGTCGCTGCAAGAGGCTGAAGCTAAATCAATGAAATTAGCTGGTATGCCATTTGAGCAACTGTTAGCCGAGGTCAGCAAGAGAAATCAGGTTCCTGCGCAATCAACAGAGACTGATACCAGCTCAGCTGGTAAGTTGTCTACAGATGACGTCAATGATGTGGATCAGGCGCTTTCTGTTGAGCCCCTGCAAGCTGTACAGCCTGATCTTAATAATCACTCTGCTGTTGCGTCCATGCCTTTGGAGAATTATCGAACTGGTAGAATGACCGAGCTGTTGCAG AAGGTTTTGCAGGAAAAAATCAACTGA
- the LOC126669166 gene encoding 1-acyl-sn-glycerol-3-phosphate acyltransferase-like yields the protein MEHSGGSYFMRNRRLDSFINTDTIQTVKKTPKKFAREEFEQIRPKSTDVYVDDDGWIFAVISCVRIVICFMSMMVTTFIWGLLMLLLLPWPYERIRQGNIYGHVTGRMLMWILGNSVRMEGVEYSNEKAIYISNHASPIDIFLIMWLTPTGTVGVAKKEIIWYPLFGQLYVLANHLRIDRSSPVAAVQSMKKVACAVIKNNLSLIIFPEGTRSKNGRLLPFKKGFVHLALQTRLPIVPIILTGTHRAWRKGGLHVRPTPINVKFLRPLKTEDWTADKIDDYIKLLHDKYVDNLPESQGPLC from the exons ATGGAGCATAGTGGAGGTAGTTATTTTATGAGGAATAGGAGACTGGATAGTTTTATCAACACAGACACCATCCAAACTGtgaaaaaaacaccaaaaaagtTTGCGAGGGAAGAATTTGAACAAATTAGGCCCAAGAGTACTGATGTTTATGTTGATGATGATGGTTGGATTTTTGCGGTGATATCTTGTGTGCGGATTGTTATATGTTTCATGTCAATGATGGTTACTACATTTATTTGGGGTTTACTCATGCTTTTACTGCTGCCGTGGCCTTATGAGAGGATTCGACAGGGGAATATATATGGACATGTTACTGGTAGAATGTTG ATGTGGATCTTGGGGAATAGTGTAAGGATGGAAGGTGTTGAATACTCAAATGAGAAGGCAATTTATATAAGTAATCATGCTTCTCCCATTGACATTTTCCTTATCATGTGGCTAACTCCCACCGGCACCGTTGGCGTTGCAAAGAAAGAG ATTATATGGTACCCATTATTTGGACAGCTCTATGTTTTGGCCAATCATCTTCGAATTGATCGCTCCAGTCCAGTTGCTGCAGTTCAATCCATGAAAAAA GTAGCTTGTGCAGTTATCAAAAACAATCTATCTTTGATTATTTTTCCGGAGGGAACCAGGTCCAAAAATGGACGATTACTCCcctttaaaaag GGTTTTGTTCATTTAGCATTGCAAACACGGCTACCAATTGTTCCGATCATCCTCACAGGTACTCACCGAGCATGGAGGAAGGGCGGTTTGCATGTCCGGCCAACGCCGATAAATGTCAAGTTTCTTCGACCCTTGAAAACTGAAGATTGGACAGCTGATAAAATTGACGACTACATCAAATTGTTGCATGATAAGTACGTTGATAACCTTCCAGAGTCTCAAGGGCCTCTTTGTTAA
- the LOC126668814 gene encoding uncharacterized protein LOC126668814: MYTHKNTQRLKMGLKSRREVESETCLSESLLFATMCLIGLPVDVHVRDGSVYSGIFHTASVDKDYAIVLKEAKLAKKGKLVANVVNGSVIETLVIRSGDLVQVVAKEVLFPSDGVNGNVASDHVEAVAVKVHCFESFDSEAKESNKYGVDKKKINDNRNSAKSKIISADGFVPRKAGKELDGRKVSHRSEIATKVELPKQDVVDVSKSFPDASVSGRQIVDERSQGEHDHHKQKFQLEREMNDDEVQSSSSISSLCLSEAKASEEGQQTRKLLPNGVFCRNSPCSSISTVTSPRVEVTQESHSGALSTSAELVTPQSLESTRTSKDFKLNPGAKIFCPSFATPISANTAAPAVSSMAYVPGNSPMVPAVAVSARPEVGISPFVARPEVGISPFVARPEVGISSFVARPEVGISPFVARPEVGISPFVARPEVGIGPFVARPSVTAKFNPYANLTTVNGGHGPQFSQQVVAHMGNRTQQLRYAGQYHAVQAAPAYVPPNSQAVMIGRLGQVVYMQPIPHDLVHSTASISPVSARPLLTPHHVQYPKHQGSAAGHASPICAPPPLMAGVQQPFAMPNHIPLLQPHIPANCPIPVPGCNGFFATKFQ, translated from the exons ATGTATACTCACAAGAACACACAGAGATTAAAAATGGGATTGAAAAGCAGAAGAGAAGTAGAGTCAGAGACATGTTTGAGTGAATCCTTATTGTTTGCTACCATGTGTTTAATTGGACTCCCTGTTGATGTTCATGTCAGAGATGGCTCTGTTTATTCTGGTATTTTCCACACTGCCTCTGTTGATAAAGACTATG CTATTGTACTGAAGGAAGCAAAATTGGCTAAGAAAGGGAAACTTGTTGCAAATGTAGTTAACGGGAGTGTGATAGAAACTCTTGTGATTCGTTCGGGTGATCTTGTTCAAGTTGTGGCTAAG GAAGTTCTGTTTCCTTCTGATGGTGTAAATGGAAATGTAGCTAGTGATCACGTAGAAGCTGTTGCTGTCAAAGTTCATTGTTTTGAGAGTTTCGATAGTGAGGCCAAGGAATCTAACAAGTATGGTGTGGATAAAAAGAAGATTAACGACAACAG GAATTCAGCCAAAAGCAAGATCATTTCTGCTGATGGTTTTGTGCCAAGAAAAGCTGGGAAGGAGCTTGATGGAAGAAAAGTTTCACATCGATCAGAAATTGCTACAAAAGTTGAACTCCCGAAGCAAGATGTGGTAGACGTTTCAAAG AGCTTTCCTGATGCCTCAGTTTCTGGAAG ACAGATTGTAGATGAAAGATCACAAGGGGAGCATGATCATCACaaacaaaagtttcaacttGAAAGGGAGATGAAT GATGATGAAGTTCAAAGCTCAAGCTCAATCT CGAGCTTGTGTCTTTCTGAAGCAAAGGCTAGTGAGGAAGGACAACAAACAAGGAAACTGTTACCTAATGGAGTATTTTGTAGAAATTCTCCCTGTTCAAGTATATCAACTGTTACCAGCCCTCGTGTTGAGGTGACTCAGGAATCACATTCTGGTGCCTTATCTACTTCAGCAGAGCTGGTCACTCCACAAAGTTTAGAATCCACTAGAACCTCTAAG GATTTCAAGCTCAATCCTGGAGCAAAAATCTTCTGTCCGTCTTTTGCAACTCCAATATCAGCCAATACAGCAGCACCTGCAGTTTCAAGCATGGCTTATGTACCAGGAAACTCTCCTATGGTACCTGCTGTTGCTGTTTCTGCTCGGCCAGAAGTTGGAATTAGCCCTTTTGTTGCTCGGCCAGAAGTCGGAATTAGCCCTTTTGTTGCTCGGCCAGAGGTCGGAATTAGCTCTTTTGTTGCTCGGCCAGAGGTCGGAATTAGCCCTTTTGTTGCTCGGCCAGAAGTCGGAATTAGCCCTTTTGTTGCTCGGCCAGAAGTTGGAATTGGCCCTTTTGTTGCTCGGCCATCAGTCACTGCTAAGTTTAATCCATACGCTAACTTGACAACTGTAAATGGAGGCCATGGTCCTCAATTTTCACAACAG GTTGTTGCCCACATGGGGAACAGGACACAGCAGCTTAGGTATGCTGGTCAATATCATGCTGTACAGGCTGCACCGGCATATGTGCCTCCAAATTCTCAAGCA GTTATGATTGGAAGACTTGGGCAGGTTGTCTATATGCAGCCAATTCCTCAT GATTTGGTACACAGTACAGCTAGTATCTCACCTGTATCTGCACGTCCTCTGTTGACTCCGCATCATGTTCAATATCCTAAGCACCAAG GAAGTGCAGCAGGCCACGCTTCGCCAATATGTGCACCTCCGCCCTTAATGGCGGGTGTCCAGCAACCATTTGCAATGCCAAACCACATTCCTCTTCTGCAACCTCATATTCCTGCTAATTGCCCCATTCCAGTCCCAGGATGTAATGGTTTCTTCGCCACCAAGTTCCAgtga
- the LOC126669360 gene encoding protein METABOLIC NETWORK MODULATOR 1 isoform X2, whose amino-acid sequence MSEANLGSNPDASAIVPVKRKRGRPRKYPKLDRGVYFHGPRSLNPDHGGSRVPPGFLGVSENQPRQVDPVNDATGVMVGQTVHGVIEAAFDAGYLLTVRVSNSETTLRGVIFKPGHYIPVSTDNDVAPGVHMIRRNEVPFPRESYAQVHSHNSRSRERNGAIHTARVSNSVASKGKHVPSMATDVFSPANSRGNVVPVVLQPINISNGVAGESSSVVTQPDHAVASKGKQEPDDSRPLNGSTTTNQFHSQNNNQVTPSSIPSLAGSAQSLQEAEAKSMKLAGMPFEQLLAEVSKRNQVPAQSTETDTSSAGKLSTDDVNDVDQALSVEPLQAVQPDLNNHSAVASMPLENYRTGRMTELLQVLQEKIN is encoded by the exons ATGAGCGAAGCAAATCTAGGGAGTAATCCTGATGCATCAGCAATTGTCCCTGTTAAGCGTAAGCGAGGCCGTCCACGTAAGTATCCAAAGTTAGATCGAGGTGTCTATTTTCATGGTCCAAGGAGTTTAAACCCAGATCACGGGGGTTCTCGTGTTCCACCTGGGTTTTTAGGGGTCAGTGAAAATCAGCCCCGTCAAGTAGATCCAGTTAACGATGCAACTGGCGTCATGGTGGGTCAGACAGTTCATGGTGTCATTGAGGCAGCTTTTGATGCTGGTTATTTGCTGACTGTGAGGGTTAGCAACTCGGAAACTACTTTGAGGGGTGTTATTTTTAAGCCTGGACACTATATTCCTGTCTCCACGGATAATGATGTTGCCCCAGGTGTTCATATGATTAGGAGAAATGAGGTTCCTTTCCCAAGAGAAAGCTATGCTCAGGTGCATAGCCATAATTCTCGATCTAGAGAGAGAAATGGAGCTATTCATACAGCTCGAGTTTCTAATTCCGTGGCCTCCAAAGGCAAACATGTTCCTTCTATGGCGACTGATGTTTTTTCTCCTGCGAACTCAAGAGGCAATGTGGTGCCAGTTGTACTTCAGCCGATCAATATATCAAATGGGGTTGCTGGCGAGTCATCTTCAGTCGTAACTCAACCTGACCATGCAGTGGCCTCTAAAGGAAAACAGGAGCCAGATGATTCTCGTCCATTAAATGGATCGACAACGACAAACCAATTTCATTCTCAAAATAATAACCAGGTAACACCTTCAAGCATACCAAGTTTAGCCGGTTCAGCACAGTCGCTGCAAGAGGCTGAAGCTAAATCAATGAAATTAGCTGGTATGCCATTTGAGCAACTGTTAGCCGAGGTCAGCAAGAGAAATCAGGTTCCTGCGCAATCAACAGAGACTGATACCAGCTCAGCTGGTAAGTTGTCTACAGATGACGTCAATGATGTGGATCAGGCGCTTTCTGTTGAGCCCCTGCAAGCTGTACAGCCTGATCTTAATAATCACTCTGCTGTTGCGTCCATGCCTTTGGAGAATTATCGAACTGGTAGAATGACCGAGCTGTTGCAG GTTTTGCAGGAAAAAATCAACTGA